The Streptomyces aurantiacus genome includes a region encoding these proteins:
- a CDS encoding XRE family transcriptional regulator, whose translation MLPMTQESGELDSLVRKRIRALRVAQGLSLEELATRSHLSQSSLSRIENGQRRLALDQLVTLARALDTTLDQLVETATDDVITSPTVDSTYGRMRWTLKADPGMSVVRQRLTDPPPDNPARMRAHPGREWLVVLSGTAILMLGQRRIRIETNQAAEFPTMMPHAIGTEGGPCEILGLFDRDARRGHQRDDGDGSDAQGPPE comes from the coding sequence ATGTTGCCCATGACGCAAGAAAGTGGAGAGCTGGACAGCCTCGTACGCAAACGCATCCGCGCCCTGCGGGTGGCGCAGGGCTTGTCACTGGAAGAGCTGGCCACCCGCTCCCACCTCAGCCAGTCCTCGCTGAGCCGTATCGAAAACGGCCAGCGCCGCCTCGCGCTGGACCAGCTGGTCACCCTCGCCCGCGCCCTGGACACCACGCTGGACCAGCTCGTGGAGACCGCCACCGACGACGTCATCACCAGCCCGACGGTCGACAGCACCTACGGGCGGATGCGCTGGACCCTGAAGGCCGACCCCGGCATGAGCGTGGTGCGCCAGCGCCTGACCGACCCCCCGCCCGACAACCCCGCCCGCATGCGCGCCCACCCGGGGCGCGAGTGGCTCGTCGTACTGTCCGGCACCGCGATCCTCATGCTCGGCCAGCGCCGCATCCGCATCGAGACCAACCAGGCCGCCGAGTTCCCCACGATGATGCCGCACGCGATCGGCACCGAGGGCGGACCCTGCGAGATCCTGGGCCTCTTCGACCGTGACGCCCGCCGCGGCCACCAGCGCGACGACGGCGACGGCAGCGACGCTCAAGGCCCTCCCGAATGA
- a CDS encoding class I SAM-dependent methyltransferase, translating into MDQAHPHTRHHGVSHGHHHEQATSGQAEILDLDAEVLAEHTASITASLPLKTAPGHIVDLGCGTGAGTFALLDRFPDAHVTAVDTSAEHLQRLCTKACTRGVEERVRTVQADLDDDAWPDLGSPDLIWASASMHHMAHPERALRTVHDTLAPNGLFAVVELAGHPRFLPENAPTDRPGLEERVHAAADRRQAEHMPHRGADWGPMLTAAGFTVEDERTIAVDIEGDRSEAIGRYALGVLQRIRSVIADRLSPEDLTALDRLLDTTRPHSILRRDDLTVRTERTVWAARRA; encoded by the coding sequence ATGGACCAAGCACACCCGCACACCCGCCACCACGGCGTTTCGCACGGCCACCACCACGAGCAGGCCACCAGCGGCCAGGCGGAGATCCTCGACCTGGACGCCGAGGTCCTCGCCGAGCACACCGCCTCCATCACCGCGTCGCTGCCACTGAAGACCGCCCCCGGCCACATCGTGGACCTCGGCTGCGGCACGGGCGCGGGCACCTTCGCCCTCCTCGACCGCTTCCCCGACGCGCACGTCACCGCCGTCGACACGTCCGCCGAACACCTTCAGCGCCTGTGCACCAAGGCGTGCACCCGCGGCGTCGAGGAACGCGTACGCACCGTGCAGGCCGACCTCGACGACGACGCCTGGCCCGACCTCGGCTCGCCCGACCTGATCTGGGCATCGGCATCGATGCACCACATGGCCCACCCCGAGCGCGCGCTGCGCACCGTCCACGACACGCTCGCACCCAACGGCCTGTTCGCCGTCGTCGAACTGGCCGGCCACCCCCGCTTCCTGCCCGAGAATGCCCCCACGGACCGGCCCGGTCTGGAAGAGCGCGTCCACGCCGCAGCCGACCGCCGCCAAGCCGAGCACATGCCCCACCGCGGCGCCGACTGGGGCCCGATGCTGACCGCCGCCGGCTTCACCGTCGAGGATGAACGCACCATCGCCGTGGACATCGAGGGCGACCGCAGCGAAGCGATCGGCCGCTACGCCCTCGGCGTCCTGCAGCGCATCCGCAGCGTCATCGCCGACAGGCTCTCCCCCGAGGACCTCACCGCGCTCGACCGACTCCTCGACACCACCCGCCCGCACAGCATCCTGCGCCGCGACGACCTGACGGTACGCACCGAACGCACCGTCTGGGCCGCCCGCCGCGCCTGA
- a CDS encoding dihydrofolate reductase family protein, which yields MTDASTGKVVVNRVMSLDGFIAGPGHTMDWVFEHMTSATFPEVMAATGAMLIGRGTYEVGKRMSDENTDYDGGAQFVLTHRPPDEPDPNVTFLTCDIEEAVATARRAAGDENLEILGADVAAQCLQRGLVDEILVYVLPVLLGDGVRFAPPGLDRIDLEPFSNVQSGGVTMLRFHVRK from the coding sequence ATGACGGATGCGAGCACCGGCAAAGTGGTCGTGAACAGGGTGATGTCCCTCGATGGGTTCATCGCGGGTCCCGGTCACACGATGGACTGGGTCTTCGAGCACATGACGTCGGCGACGTTCCCGGAGGTCATGGCGGCCACGGGTGCCATGCTCATCGGCCGGGGCACGTACGAGGTCGGCAAGCGCATGTCCGACGAGAACACCGACTACGACGGCGGGGCGCAGTTCGTCCTCACCCACCGCCCGCCCGACGAGCCGGACCCCAACGTCACCTTCCTCACCTGCGACATCGAGGAAGCCGTGGCCACGGCACGCCGCGCCGCCGGCGACGAGAACCTGGAGATCCTCGGCGCCGACGTGGCCGCCCAGTGCCTGCAGCGCGGCCTCGTCGACGAGATCCTGGTGTACGTGCTGCCGGTGCTGCTCGGCGACGGCGTCCGCTTCGCGCCGCCGGGCCTCGACCGGATCGACCTGGAACCGTTCAGCAACGTCCAGTCCGGCGGGGTCACCATGCTGCGCTTCCACGTGCGCAAGTAG
- a CDS encoding site-specific integrase, translating into MEFGQVDGLGLQTFWKMLYESAARADEVLCLNVEDLYPQDKRGRITARAGRSSGFTGSPAPAQLLPRLIARRTRGPLFLTDRKAPAGTPALDVCSETGRTRLSYRRAEEIFEENTRLLANPLASPEDIEDLNGWTLHRLRHSALTHDAEGGTSTPTLLARSRHASVRSLERSARPGVDAVARHVAERDPAARRKR; encoded by the coding sequence ATGGAGTTCGGTCAGGTAGATGGTCTCGGTCTTCAGACGTTCTGGAAGATGCTCTACGAGTCGGCGGCCCGCGCCGATGAGGTGCTGTGCCTGAACGTGGAGGACCTATATCCGCAGGACAAGCGCGGCAGGATCACCGCCAGGGCGGGGCGATCGAGTGGATTCACTGGCAGTCCGGCACCGGCCCAGCTCCTGCCCCGACTGATCGCCCGTCGCACCCGCGGCCCGCTGTTCCTCACCGACCGCAAGGCCCCGGCCGGAACACCCGCGCTGGACGTGTGCTCCGAGACCGGCCGGACCCGGCTCTCCTATCGCCGGGCCGAGGAAATCTTCGAGGAGAACACCCGACTACTGGCCAACCCTCTCGCCTCGCCCGAGGACATCGAGGACCTGAACGGCTGGACGCTCCATCGGCTACGCCACAGTGCCCTGACACACGACGCTGAGGGCGGCACCTCCACCCCGACGCTGCTGGCCCGCTCCCGCCACGCATCCGTCCGCTCCCTGGAACGCTCCGCCCGCCCCGGCGTCGACGCAGTCGCCCGACACGTCGCCGAACGCGACCCCGCCGCCCGCCGGAAGCGCTGA
- a CDS encoding TetR/AcrR family transcriptional regulator yields the protein MTPPRSTLRADAQRNREQLIATAAEAFASGRAISLDAIAKRAGVGNATLYRHFPTREDLVEEVYRDQIRPLREDARTLLATAPPAQALRAWMLRFADWAGERRGICEALVAMSASGRFGTGPVCDEVQQVLAMVLEAGATAGELRSDIDPVEVGGILAGLLSVAGAPEQRPQLNRMLDIVVDGLRPR from the coding sequence ATGACACCTCCACGCAGCACCCTGCGCGCCGACGCGCAGCGCAACCGCGAGCAGCTGATCGCTACAGCCGCCGAAGCCTTCGCGTCCGGACGCGCGATCTCGCTGGACGCGATCGCCAAACGCGCGGGAGTGGGGAACGCCACCCTGTACCGGCACTTCCCCACCAGAGAGGATCTGGTCGAAGAGGTCTACCGGGACCAGATCCGGCCCTTGCGCGAAGATGCGCGCACCCTGCTGGCCACCGCGCCGCCCGCGCAGGCCCTCCGCGCGTGGATGCTCCGATTCGCCGACTGGGCCGGTGAACGACGCGGCATCTGCGAGGCCCTGGTCGCCATGAGCGCTTCCGGCCGCTTCGGCACCGGACCGGTCTGCGACGAGGTCCAGCAGGTCCTGGCGATGGTGCTCGAGGCCGGCGCCACAGCAGGAGAACTGCGCAGCGACATCGACCCGGTCGAGGTAGGCGGCATCCTCGCCGGTTTGCTCTCCGTGGCCGGCGCACCCGAGCAGCGCCCCCAGCTGAACCGAATGCTGGACATCGTCGTCGACGGACTCAGGCCCCGCTAA
- a CDS encoding SDR family oxidoreductase has protein sequence MPTALITGGTTGIGRATAELLHARGYQVAVTGQNPESLARARSELPGDVLVVRSDGRVLSDTDALMSAVSARFGSLDLLFLNAGIFRPAPVAEVTEESFDEHADLNFKGQYFTLQKALPLMNDGGSIVLTVGIGSRRGTPGATVGAATRGALLAMLPSLALELAPRRIRVNAVSPGATDTPLLNKLGVSESGRDAMRSKIPFERFGSSQEVAEAVAFLASDAAGYITGQDITVAGGYGLGA, from the coding sequence ATGCCTACAGCTCTCATCACCGGGGGGACGACCGGGATCGGCAGAGCGACGGCCGAGCTGCTGCACGCCCGCGGCTACCAGGTCGCGGTCACCGGACAGAATCCCGAGTCCCTCGCGCGGGCGCGGTCCGAACTCCCCGGCGACGTGCTCGTCGTCCGATCCGACGGGCGCGTGCTCTCCGACACCGACGCCCTGATGTCGGCGGTGTCCGCGCGGTTCGGATCGCTGGACCTGCTCTTCCTCAACGCCGGGATCTTCCGTCCGGCACCGGTTGCCGAGGTGACGGAGGAATCGTTCGACGAGCACGCCGACCTCAACTTCAAGGGCCAGTACTTCACCCTCCAAAAGGCCCTTCCCCTCATGAACGACGGCGGCTCGATCGTGCTGACCGTCGGCATCGGATCCCGTCGCGGCACCCCTGGCGCCACGGTGGGGGCGGCGACACGCGGCGCGCTGCTGGCCATGCTGCCCTCGCTCGCGCTGGAACTGGCCCCGCGCAGGATTCGCGTCAACGCCGTGAGCCCCGGGGCCACCGACACCCCGCTGCTCAACAAGCTGGGGGTGTCCGAGAGCGGCCGGGACGCCATGCGCTCGAAGATCCCCTTCGAGCGCTTCGGATCCAGCCAGGAGGTCGCGGAAGCAGTCGCCTTCCTCGCCTCGGACGCCGCCGGCTACATCACCGGCCAGGACATCACCGTGGCCGGCGGCTACGGGCTCGGTGCCTGA
- a CDS encoding aldo/keto reductase: MALTLDTYRLLGRSGLRVSPLALGTATFGTEWGWGAERDEARKLFDRYTELGGNFFDTASTYTNGSSERLLGEFACTNRDKIVLATKYSTLRQPGDPNSGGTHRKSMLASVEASLRQLNTDYIDLLYVNVWDFRTPVEEILRGLDDLVRQGKVLYVAISSAPAWQVSRMQAIADLRGWSPLVALETEYSLIGRTAERDLIPMAREMGLGVVPFSPLGGGVLTGKYSREDQNPAGSVVGETAGNRKSLNVALGWVTDRNLAIADAVKEVASELGRTPAQVALAWTLNAPGVTAPVIGARTIAQLEDNLGALQVDLTPSQLARLDEVSAIDLGNPHDLLASDHIRTVTTGDMKIEALG; the protein is encoded by the coding sequence ATGGCACTCACTCTCGACACCTATCGGCTGCTGGGCCGTTCCGGACTCCGGGTCTCACCGCTGGCGCTGGGCACGGCGACCTTCGGCACCGAGTGGGGCTGGGGCGCCGAGCGCGACGAGGCGCGCAAGCTCTTCGACCGCTACACCGAGCTCGGCGGCAACTTCTTCGACACCGCCAGCACCTACACCAACGGCAGCTCCGAGCGACTGCTCGGCGAATTCGCCTGCACCAACCGCGACAAGATCGTGCTGGCGACGAAGTACTCGACGCTGCGTCAGCCCGGTGACCCGAATTCCGGGGGTACCCACCGCAAGAGCATGCTGGCGTCGGTGGAAGCCAGTCTGCGGCAGCTGAACACCGACTACATCGATCTGCTCTACGTGAACGTATGGGACTTCAGGACGCCGGTGGAGGAGATCCTGCGGGGCCTGGACGACCTGGTGAGGCAGGGCAAAGTGCTGTACGTGGCGATCTCCAGCGCCCCGGCCTGGCAGGTGTCGCGCATGCAGGCGATCGCCGACCTGCGCGGCTGGTCGCCACTGGTCGCACTGGAGACCGAGTACAGCCTCATCGGGCGCACCGCGGAGCGTGACCTGATCCCGATGGCACGCGAGATGGGACTCGGCGTGGTCCCCTTCTCCCCGTTGGGCGGCGGGGTGCTCACCGGCAAGTACAGCCGGGAGGACCAGAACCCGGCGGGCTCCGTTGTCGGCGAAACCGCCGGCAACCGCAAGAGCCTCAACGTCGCCCTGGGATGGGTCACCGACCGCAACCTTGCCATTGCCGATGCGGTGAAGGAGGTGGCCTCGGAGCTGGGCCGCACACCCGCCCAGGTCGCACTGGCCTGGACCCTGAACGCCCCGGGTGTGACGGCACCCGTCATCGGCGCCCGCACCATCGCGCAACTGGAGGACAACCTGGGTGCCCTGCAGGTCGACCTCACTCCTTCCCAGCTGGCCCGCCTCGACGAGGTCAGCGCCATCGACCTCGGCAATCCGCACGACCTGCTCGCCAGCGATCACATCCGCACGGTCACCACAGGCGACATGAAGATCGAAGCCCTCGGCTGA
- a CDS encoding SDR family oxidoreductase — translation MGEYSDKNVVITGGSSGMGLALAELLVQGGARVVITGRSQAKLDAARERLGENAVAVRADVASLSDLDVLAGRVKSELGSIEALFVNAGISPLTPLESTTEDVYDELFAINVKGAFFTVQKLAPLLSANAGIVLTTSIANVIGMVDTSVYAAGKAALRSMARSFSRELLPRGIRVNAISPGPIDSGILETMNLSKEAADQFRAERTASNPMKRYGTVEEFAKAAAFLAFDATYTTGIELAVDGGETQL, via the coding sequence ATGGGTGAGTACAGCGACAAGAATGTGGTGATCACGGGTGGCAGCAGCGGCATGGGGCTCGCGCTGGCGGAGCTGCTGGTGCAAGGCGGAGCCCGCGTGGTGATCACCGGCCGTTCTCAGGCCAAGCTCGACGCGGCACGCGAGCGGCTCGGCGAGAACGCCGTGGCCGTCCGGGCGGACGTGGCCTCACTGTCCGACCTGGATGTGCTCGCCGGCCGTGTGAAGAGCGAGCTCGGCTCGATCGAGGCTTTGTTCGTCAACGCCGGCATCTCACCCCTCACGCCCCTCGAGTCGACGACCGAGGACGTGTACGACGAGCTGTTCGCGATCAACGTCAAGGGCGCCTTCTTCACTGTGCAGAAGCTCGCTCCGCTGCTGAGCGCGAACGCCGGCATCGTCCTCACCACCTCGATCGCGAACGTCATCGGCATGGTGGACACCAGCGTCTATGCGGCCGGCAAGGCGGCGCTGCGCTCGATGGCCCGCTCCTTCTCCCGCGAGCTGCTTCCGCGGGGAATCCGTGTCAATGCGATCAGCCCGGGTCCCATCGACTCGGGGATTCTGGAAACGATGAACTTGTCCAAGGAGGCCGCTGACCAGTTCAGGGCGGAGCGGACCGCGAGCAACCCCATGAAGCGCTACGGCACCGTCGAAGAGTTCGCCAAGGCGGCCGCATTCCTCGCCTTCGATGCCACGTACACCACCGGCATCGAGCTGGCCGTGGATGGCGGCGAAACCCAGCTCTGA
- a CDS encoding sensor histidine kinase, with protein sequence MNRARALWERVPAPVVDLVLVAVAAVDLWLTLWDDTRLGVALAALGCAALAFRRRFPLVVFLLTLPIATTQPVAVAPLVALFTLAERSRSRTLLAGCVALVAVASSVPWPLASFAEVGRTMTLIDFVYSLATAVAPVLFGQLLQAHRDLARRLTEIEEAREHERALHAQAVLARERAQLAREMHDVVSHQVSLIAVQAGAMQVAAQDPNARKAARTIRLLSVTTLDELRTMVTLLRASGGHATELTPQPTLADLHKLVESSGTHAQLEGELPPTVGTPAQRALYRTVQEALTNVRKHAPGATARVELWQDGDHLGVTVANTPPTRPSLSLPGSHHGLVGLRERADILHGTLEAGPTTEGGYQVRLRIPLSTD encoded by the coding sequence ATGAATCGCGCACGTGCCCTGTGGGAGCGGGTGCCCGCGCCGGTCGTCGACCTCGTCCTGGTGGCGGTGGCAGCCGTGGACCTGTGGTTGACCCTGTGGGACGACACGCGACTCGGTGTCGCGCTGGCCGCGCTTGGCTGTGCCGCGCTGGCCTTCCGGCGCAGGTTCCCGCTCGTCGTTTTCCTGCTCACCCTGCCGATCGCGACGACTCAGCCGGTCGCCGTCGCTCCGCTTGTGGCGCTGTTCACCCTGGCCGAACGTTCCCGCAGCCGAACTCTCCTCGCGGGGTGCGTCGCCCTGGTCGCGGTCGCGAGCAGTGTTCCGTGGCCCCTGGCCAGTTTCGCCGAGGTCGGCCGGACCATGACGCTGATCGACTTCGTGTACAGCCTGGCCACCGCGGTCGCCCCGGTCCTCTTCGGACAACTCCTTCAGGCGCACCGAGACTTGGCGCGGCGGCTGACCGAGATCGAGGAGGCCAGGGAACACGAGCGGGCCCTGCACGCCCAGGCCGTACTCGCCCGCGAACGCGCCCAACTGGCCCGCGAGATGCACGACGTGGTCTCCCACCAGGTCAGCCTGATCGCCGTACAGGCCGGAGCCATGCAGGTAGCCGCCCAGGACCCGAACGCCAGAAAGGCCGCCCGCACGATCCGTTTGCTGAGCGTCACCACACTCGACGAACTGCGCACCATGGTCACGCTGCTGCGCGCATCCGGCGGCCACGCCACGGAGCTGACGCCTCAGCCCACCCTGGCCGACCTGCACAAACTCGTGGAATCCAGCGGCACTCACGCACAGCTGGAAGGTGAACTCCCGCCCACCGTGGGCACACCGGCCCAACGGGCCCTCTACCGTACGGTCCAGGAGGCGCTGACCAACGTCCGCAAGCACGCCCCCGGCGCAACCGCCCGCGTCGAGCTGTGGCAGGACGGCGACCACCTCGGAGTGACCGTCGCCAACACCCCGCCCACACGTCCCTCCTTGTCCCTGCCAGGATCACATCACGGTCTGGTCGGCCTGCGGGAACGGGCCGACATCCTCCACGGCACCCTGGAGGCGGGCCCGACCACGGAGGGCGGCTACCAGGTGCGGCTGCGGATTCCCCTCAGCACGGACTGA
- a CDS encoding response regulator, translating to MVRVVVDDEALVRSGFGLILGAAEDIEVVATASGGDAVETVRRERPDVVLLDIRMPDVDGLTVLRELRMMPDAPVVAMLTTFDADEYILTALHSGAAGFLLKDTEPEQLAQLVRTLAAGGVVLSPKASRTLLHSHPRAEAAVDEEAARVRLLTARERDVLALVAEGLSNVNIGARIHLGAGTVKDHVSAIFTKLRVTSRVQAALLAQRAGLLDERPQPEATL from the coding sequence GTGGTGCGGGTGGTGGTGGACGACGAGGCTTTGGTGCGGTCGGGTTTCGGGCTCATCCTGGGCGCGGCCGAGGACATCGAGGTCGTCGCGACCGCGAGCGGTGGCGACGCCGTGGAGACCGTCCGCCGGGAGCGGCCCGACGTGGTCTTGCTGGACATCCGGATGCCGGACGTCGACGGCCTCACCGTCCTGCGCGAGCTGCGGATGATGCCGGACGCTCCCGTGGTGGCGATGCTGACCACGTTCGACGCCGACGAGTACATCCTGACCGCGCTGCACTCCGGGGCAGCCGGTTTCCTGCTCAAGGACACCGAGCCGGAGCAGCTCGCCCAGCTGGTGCGCACCCTGGCCGCGGGCGGCGTGGTGCTCTCCCCCAAGGCTTCGCGGACCCTGCTGCACAGCCACCCCCGCGCCGAGGCCGCCGTCGACGAGGAGGCGGCCCGCGTCCGGCTCCTTACCGCCCGTGAGCGGGACGTCCTCGCCCTGGTGGCGGAGGGTCTGTCGAACGTCAACATCGGGGCGCGCATCCACCTGGGAGCCGGCACCGTGAAGGATCACGTCAGCGCGATCTTCACGAAGCTGCGGGTGACCAGCCGGGTGCAGGCCGCGCTGCTGGCGCAGCGGGCAGGGCTGCTCGACGAGCGCCCGCAGCCGGAAGCCACACTATGA
- the istB gene encoding IS21-like element helper ATPase IstB, producing MPATTRTTAPAGPRTGRQTAADLSFLARAMKAPALLDAAERLAERALKETWTHTEFLVACLQREVSARESHGGEARIRTARFPAIKTIEELDITHLRGITRQQLAHLGTLDFITGKENAVFLGPPGTGKTHLAIGLAVRACQAGHRVAFATAAEWVDRLAAAHHGGHLQAELTKLSRYPLIVIDEVGYIPFESEAANLFFQLISNRYERASVIVTSNKPFGRWGEVFGDETVAAAMIDRLVHHAEVHSLKGDSYRMRGRQLGRVPTATHDTD from the coding sequence ATGCCCGCCACCACCAGGACCACCGCCCCGGCGGGGCCCCGCACCGGCCGCCAGACCGCCGCCGACCTGTCCTTCCTGGCCCGGGCGATGAAGGCCCCGGCCCTGCTGGACGCCGCCGAACGCCTGGCCGAACGCGCCCTGAAGGAGACCTGGACACACACCGAGTTCCTCGTCGCCTGCCTCCAGCGGGAGGTCTCCGCCCGCGAGTCCCACGGCGGCGAGGCCCGCATCCGCACCGCCCGCTTCCCCGCGATCAAGACGATCGAGGAACTCGACATCACCCATCTGCGCGGCATAACGCGCCAACAACTCGCGCATCTGGGCACGTTGGACTTCATCACCGGCAAGGAGAACGCCGTTTTTCTGGGACCTCCGGGGACCGGGAAGACACACCTGGCAATCGGACTCGCGGTCCGCGCCTGCCAGGCCGGCCACCGGGTCGCGTTCGCCACCGCCGCCGAATGGGTCGACCGCCTGGCCGCCGCCCACCATGGCGGACACCTCCAGGCCGAGCTCACCAAACTGTCCCGCTATCCGCTGATCGTGATCGACGAGGTCGGCTACATCCCCTTCGAATCCGAGGCCGCGAACCTGTTCTTCCAGCTGATCTCGAACCGATACGAAAGAGCGAGTGTGATCGTCACGAGCAACAAACCCTTCGGACGCTGGGGCGAGGTCTTCGGCGACGAGACCGTGGCCGCCGCCATGATCGACCGCCTCGTCCACCACGCCGAGGTCCACTCCCTCAAAGGCGACTCCTACCGCATGCGCGGACGCCAACTCGGACGCGTCCCCACCGCCACACACGACACCGACTGA
- the istA gene encoding IS21 family transposase produces MISVEDWAEIRRLHRAEQMPIRAIARQLGISKNTVKRALATNRPPVYSRPAKGSAVDAVEPQIRELLKQTPTMPATVIAERIGWDRGMTVLKERVRELRPAYLPVDPVSRTTYQPGELAQCDLWFPPVDIPLGYGQSGHPPVLVMVSGYSRIIAARMLPTRTTGDLIDGHWKLLTGWNAVPRMLVWDNEAGIGRGKVTGDFAAFAGLLATRIYLCRPRDPEAKGLVERANGYLETSFLPGRTFTGPDDFNTQLTTWLAIANRRQHRTLGARPVDRWEADRAQMLALPPVDPPRWWRFATRIGRDHYIRVDTCDYSVHPLAIGKKVQVRTDTDEVVVTLAPGGAEVARHPRCWAKQQTITDPVHARAAAVLRGDYRHHQASQAQAARRHNAATASDLVEVEQRQLDSYDRMFTLIEGGGQADDPEVS; encoded by the coding sequence GTGATTTCCGTGGAGGACTGGGCAGAGATCCGCAGGCTGCACCGGGCCGAGCAGATGCCGATCAGGGCGATCGCCCGGCAGCTGGGCATCTCGAAGAACACCGTGAAGCGGGCCCTGGCCACGAACCGGCCGCCGGTCTACTCCCGGCCGGCGAAGGGCTCGGCGGTCGACGCGGTCGAGCCGCAGATCCGGGAACTGCTGAAGCAGACCCCGACGATGCCGGCGACCGTGATCGCCGAGCGGATCGGCTGGGACCGTGGCATGACCGTCCTCAAAGAACGCGTACGCGAGCTGCGGCCCGCCTATCTGCCCGTCGACCCGGTCTCACGCACCACCTATCAGCCCGGCGAGCTGGCCCAGTGCGACCTGTGGTTCCCGCCCGTCGACATCCCGCTCGGATACGGGCAGTCCGGCCACCCGCCGGTGCTCGTGATGGTGTCCGGCTACTCGCGGATCATCGCGGCGCGGATGCTGCCCACCCGCACCACCGGCGACCTGATCGACGGCCACTGGAAGCTGCTGACCGGCTGGAACGCGGTCCCGAGGATGCTGGTCTGGGACAACGAGGCCGGCATCGGCCGCGGCAAGGTGACCGGCGACTTCGCCGCGTTCGCGGGCCTGCTCGCCACCCGGATCTACCTCTGCCGACCCCGCGATCCAGAAGCGAAAGGGCTGGTGGAGCGGGCCAACGGTTACCTGGAGACCAGCTTCCTGCCCGGCCGCACCTTCACCGGCCCCGACGACTTCAACACCCAGCTGACCACCTGGCTGGCCATCGCCAACCGGCGCCAGCACCGCACCCTCGGCGCCCGCCCCGTCGACCGGTGGGAAGCCGACCGGGCCCAGATGCTCGCCCTGCCGCCGGTCGACCCGCCGCGCTGGTGGCGCTTCGCCACCCGCATCGGCCGCGACCACTACATCCGCGTCGACACCTGCGACTACTCCGTGCACCCCCTCGCCATCGGCAAGAAAGTCCAGGTCCGCACCGACACCGACGAAGTCGTCGTGACCCTCGCTCCCGGCGGGGCCGAGGTCGCCCGCCACCCGCGGTGCTGGGCCAAGCAGCAGACCATCACCGACCCGGTCCATGCCCGCGCCGCCGCCGTTCTGCGCGGCGACTACCGCCACCACCAAGCCTCCCAGGCCCAGGCCGCCCGCCGGCACAACGCTGCCACCGCAAGTGATCTCGTCGAGGTCGAACAACGCCAACTCGACTCCTACGACCGCATGTTCACCCTCATCGAGGGCGGCGGCCAGGCCGATGATCCGGAGGTCTCCTGA